The following are encoded in a window of Acidicapsa ligni genomic DNA:
- a CDS encoding sensor histidine kinase, protein MICGTLTIFGASPTAPPPVLRLSEFQKQSWQVEDGLPENNVRMIDQQADGRLLLATSSGLSTFDGRRFESFPVPRSSDGEAVNAFLRTKDGTLWIGTDGRGLLRYGADGTLIDISERAGHMNERIRNLYEDAKGALWIATQNGIERYQHNELKAFEKAGMISGDITTPFAEDDYGGMLFVTSNGLFQIEGDTWKPYPLRTVGMGRPVAVYRDLQHRLWVGTMNGMVQLNPRIHGGYSEIVAARIPSPVTVILSDANGNIWVGTRHGGVRRIRSNGASFSVDSWSSKDGLTDDSICSMFVDREQNLWIGSQTGGLSRWRKAAFAPYSEPESLSATIAANVFSDSHGDIWLGTWGAGLFRVHDGRTLNATPPGMSAMTPIRTIAENGHGQIWIGTWFDGLYRYDGHAYRHYLLGTESPGNAVSSILVDRKGGLWIGTYIGLLYFADGEPQAKRSLFLDTKLITSMLEDQDGSVLVGTSTGLFRVRDGRSTQITNLPNAHVLSITRDSLGYTWIGTKAGGLSLLREDHLQSLGEKSEVPMLPINTAIEDGDGHLWLGTIRGIVRVKVAALHDVADGRESSLAPIFFGREDGMRSSECVGTSLPAAARAPDGTLWFVTSKGFVHTTDVAENLVHTHPIHPTLGWTLTDDMNPAHALEGDHIVMSPSQPDATFLFNVIELSNPSHIEFRYRLKGYDADWITTHSRSVRYRRLPSGSYSFALQARRSGEPWEAVTTTVQVRQRSHFYQTWYFYLAMLLLAGILAIQAFRQRVRFVKGQIGVVLEERNRIARECHDTLMAGFAAISWQLEATSKLFRTSELTDTPAAQSCELARSMVSHCQAEARRIIWDLRDTEEMTNILSHALSRTISAHDPGDGIQITLRVEGEEIPLAPAYVHHLMSIGQEAVLNAMKHASPTHIAVHLRYEASALQLLIRDDGCGFRGDTSKVGHFGIAVMEERARKVGGVLRVQSSLNGGTDVSVNVTFHSLQIMTPQTMKAEGRYVVPWIGI, encoded by the coding sequence ATGATATGCGGCACTTTAACCATCTTCGGAGCATCCCCCACCGCTCCTCCGCCAGTCCTGCGGCTCTCGGAGTTTCAGAAACAGAGCTGGCAGGTTGAAGATGGGCTTCCTGAAAACAACGTTCGAATGATTGACCAGCAGGCGGATGGACGCCTGCTTCTGGCCACGTCATCGGGGCTTTCGACATTTGATGGCCGCCGCTTTGAGAGCTTCCCTGTTCCACGCAGCTCCGATGGCGAAGCAGTGAATGCTTTTCTGCGAACCAAGGACGGCACGCTTTGGATCGGCACGGATGGTCGCGGCCTATTGCGTTATGGCGCTGACGGAACTCTCATCGACATCAGCGAACGCGCCGGGCACATGAATGAGCGCATCCGCAATCTCTACGAGGATGCCAAAGGAGCGCTGTGGATCGCCACGCAAAATGGCATCGAACGGTACCAGCATAACGAACTAAAAGCTTTTGAAAAAGCGGGCATGATTTCCGGCGATATCACCACGCCGTTTGCGGAAGACGATTACGGCGGCATGCTCTTTGTCACCTCCAACGGACTCTTTCAAATTGAGGGTGACACGTGGAAGCCGTATCCGTTACGCACTGTGGGCATGGGACGCCCCGTAGCCGTTTATCGCGATCTGCAGCATCGATTGTGGGTTGGCACGATGAATGGAATGGTGCAACTAAACCCACGCATTCACGGTGGTTATTCGGAGATTGTTGCTGCCCGCATTCCAAGCCCGGTAACTGTCATTCTCAGCGATGCAAACGGCAATATATGGGTAGGAACGCGGCATGGCGGAGTACGACGGATTCGCTCGAATGGCGCGAGTTTCAGCGTGGACTCGTGGAGTTCAAAAGATGGGCTGACAGATGACTCGATCTGCTCCATGTTTGTGGACCGGGAACAAAACCTGTGGATCGGCTCGCAGACGGGTGGGCTGAGTCGATGGCGAAAGGCCGCCTTCGCGCCGTATTCGGAACCAGAGAGCTTATCGGCGACTATTGCGGCTAACGTCTTCTCTGATAGTCATGGCGATATCTGGCTTGGCACGTGGGGCGCTGGCCTCTTTCGCGTTCATGATGGACGAACGCTCAATGCTACGCCGCCCGGCATGTCCGCTATGACGCCGATTCGCACCATTGCTGAAAACGGCCATGGGCAGATATGGATTGGCACCTGGTTCGATGGACTCTATCGCTATGACGGTCACGCATACCGCCATTATTTGCTTGGAACAGAATCGCCTGGTAATGCCGTCAGTTCTATCCTCGTGGATCGCAAAGGTGGGTTATGGATTGGCACTTACATCGGGCTTTTGTATTTTGCCGATGGAGAACCACAGGCTAAGCGATCTTTGTTTCTGGATACAAAGCTGATCACAAGCATGCTGGAAGATCAGGACGGATCGGTCCTTGTCGGAACCAGTACCGGCCTGTTTCGTGTGCGTGATGGCCGCTCAACGCAGATTACAAATCTGCCGAATGCGCATGTACTTTCGATTACCAGAGACAGCCTTGGCTATACGTGGATCGGCACCAAAGCAGGTGGCCTGTCTTTGCTTCGCGAAGATCACCTGCAGTCTTTGGGCGAAAAAAGCGAAGTGCCTATGCTCCCGATCAATACGGCTATTGAAGATGGCGATGGACATCTCTGGCTGGGCACGATTCGCGGCATTGTTCGCGTAAAAGTTGCAGCGCTGCATGATGTCGCGGATGGACGCGAGTCTTCGCTCGCACCCATATTCTTTGGTCGCGAAGATGGAATGCGTTCGAGTGAATGCGTCGGCACGTCTCTGCCAGCGGCGGCGCGAGCACCGGATGGCACCCTCTGGTTTGTCACCTCCAAAGGCTTTGTGCACACAACGGATGTGGCAGAAAACCTGGTGCATACGCATCCGATTCATCCCACGCTGGGCTGGACGCTGACCGATGATATGAATCCCGCGCATGCCCTGGAGGGCGATCACATTGTGATGAGCCCGTCGCAGCCGGATGCAACATTTCTATTCAATGTGATTGAACTTTCGAATCCGTCGCATATTGAGTTTCGCTATCGACTCAAAGGCTATGATGCCGATTGGATCACGACACATTCACGCAGTGTTCGCTATCGACGCCTGCCTTCAGGCAGTTATAGTTTTGCATTGCAGGCGCGCAGAAGCGGCGAGCCGTGGGAGGCGGTAACTACCACTGTGCAGGTGAGGCAGCGCAGCCACTTTTATCAGACGTGGTATTTCTATCTGGCTATGCTTCTTCTCGCGGGCATTCTCGCGATACAGGCCTTTCGGCAGCGTGTACGGTTCGTCAAAGGACAGATCGGCGTGGTTCTGGAGGAACGCAATCGCATTGCTCGGGAATGCCACGACACATTGATGGCGGGCTTTGCTGCGATCTCCTGGCAGCTTGAGGCAACATCCAAATTATTTCGCACGAGCGAGCTTACCGATACTCCCGCGGCACAATCATGCGAGCTTGCCCGCAGCATGGTTTCGCACTGCCAGGCCGAGGCGCGAAGAATTATCTGGGATCTGCGCGACACGGAAGAGATGACGAATATCCTTTCGCACGCTTTATCGCGAACCATCTCCGCGCATGATCCGGGAGACGGCATCCAGATCACGCTTCGCGTGGAAGGCGAAGAGATTCCGCTGGCGCCCGCATACGTGCATCATCTGATGTCGATCGGGCAAGAAGCAGTTTTGAATGCAATGAAGCATGCATCCCCTACACATATCGCAGTCCATCTGCGTTATGAGGCAAGCGCACTTCAGTTGCTCATTCGCGATGATGGCTGCGGTTTTCGTGGAGATACATCCAAGGTCGGGCACTTTGGAATCGCGGTAATGGAAGAACGTGCGCGCAAAGTAGGCGGCGTGTTGCGTGTGCAAAGCTCACTCAACGGTGGAACAGATGTCTCGGTGAATGTAACCTTTCATTCGCTCCAGATCATGACTCCGCAGACCATGAAAGCAGAAGGACGATACGTCGTGCCCTGGATTGGAATATGA
- a CDS encoding MFS transporter: MLVERRTRVRYLLAILLFVLSGIAFLDRTNISIAGLQISAEYGLGNQHLGWIFSAFLIGYAGFQIPAGWLAARYGPRRVLAFGVLWWGVATELTALLPSSMPHAVAVLIAIRFALGAGESVVYPAANQFVAQWIPLRERGFVNGLIFAGVGAGSGLTPPLLTWLITGHGWRAAFWFSAVIGVVAGLVWWFTARDTPEEHPWVSRGELRVIEEGIRSTPSETIDASANSSKDKAPHISWGAIFRRRDLLALMIGYFSFGYIAWIYFSWFFLYMARVRGLDLKASALFTMLPFISMTVFCLLGGALSDLLTSLYGLRIGRCLPAGVAMFCTAGFLVLGSRVHSPALAAVILAGGAGALYLSQSSFFSVSVDIAGRSSGIFSSIVNMGGQIGGAVTASLTPWIAQRFGWTSSFGVAATLAVIGAFFWLIVHPERPLETT; the protein is encoded by the coding sequence ATGTTAGTGGAGCGTCGCACGCGTGTTCGATATCTGCTTGCCATTTTGCTTTTTGTTTTAAGCGGCATTGCCTTTCTTGACCGCACCAATATCTCAATCGCTGGTTTGCAGATAAGTGCCGAGTATGGCCTTGGAAATCAGCATCTCGGCTGGATCTTTTCGGCGTTTTTGATTGGCTATGCGGGTTTTCAGATACCTGCCGGCTGGCTGGCGGCGCGTTATGGTCCGCGACGCGTGCTGGCGTTCGGAGTGCTGTGGTGGGGCGTAGCCACCGAATTAACCGCGCTGCTGCCTTCAAGCATGCCACATGCGGTGGCTGTGCTGATTGCGATTCGCTTTGCTCTTGGGGCTGGTGAGTCCGTTGTGTATCCGGCGGCCAATCAATTTGTGGCTCAATGGATTCCACTGCGAGAACGCGGCTTTGTAAACGGTTTGATCTTTGCCGGAGTAGGCGCAGGGAGTGGTTTGACGCCGCCGCTGCTTACCTGGTTGATCACGGGACATGGATGGCGAGCCGCGTTCTGGTTCAGCGCGGTAATCGGTGTTGTGGCGGGACTGGTCTGGTGGTTTACCGCTCGTGATACTCCAGAGGAACATCCGTGGGTTTCGCGTGGAGAGCTGCGCGTTATCGAAGAGGGCATCCGATCGACCCCATCCGAGACGATTGATGCCTCCGCGAACTCCAGCAAGGACAAGGCTCCGCATATATCGTGGGGTGCAATTTTTCGGCGACGTGATTTGCTGGCGCTGATGATCGGTTACTTCAGCTTTGGATATATCGCGTGGATCTACTTTAGCTGGTTCTTCCTGTATATGGCCCGAGTGCGGGGGCTGGATCTAAAGGCGAGCGCTCTTTTCACCATGCTTCCTTTCATCTCCATGACTGTCTTCTGCCTGCTCGGCGGAGCTCTAAGTGATCTACTGACGAGCCTTTACGGTCTGCGGATTGGCCGCTGCCTGCCGGCAGGGGTAGCAATGTTCTGCACGGCCGGCTTCCTCGTACTGGGGTCGCGTGTGCACAGTCCTGCACTAGCAGCAGTTATCCTCGCGGGCGGCGCTGGGGCGCTGTATCTTTCGCAGAGCTCGTTCTTCTCAGTGTCGGTGGATATTGCGGGGCGTAGCTCGGGAATTTTCTCCAGCATTGTGAATATGGGCGGACAGATCGGGGGCGCTGTAACAGCATCCCTGACCCCCTGGATTGCGCAAAGATTTGGATGGACAAGCTCTTTTGGAGTAGCAGCGACGCTTGCGGTTATTGGCGCATTTTTCTGGCTGATTGTCCATCCGGAGCGGCCGCTGGAAACAACCTAG
- a CDS encoding amidohydrolase/deacetylase family metallohydrolase, producing MRLSQMRLLTATIVGSVVFVAGVAQAQQYDLILKGGHVFDPKNHVDTVEDVAVKDGRVANVAPHLSEKDAIKTVNVAGYYVTPGLIDIHVHAYAGTGERGSYAGDNSVYPDGFTLRSGVTTVVDAGSSGWRSFPDFKDRVIDRSKTRVLAELNIVGAGMRGPKYEDNLDDMDGEATAKVALQYPGVVVGIKSAHFTGGEWKPYEQAVKAGTIANIPVMIDYGSNRPERPLYELLSRVLRPGDIYTHCYSGLRGEQDPVTKKASKALLIGRQRGIYFDVGHGGGSFAWSVALPIYKGGFAPDSISTDLHIDSMNAGMKDMLNVADKMLAMGQTVPQVLTEMTWNPAREIKQEELGNLSVGAPADIAVLSVEHGNFGFVDMFDRKLLGKEKLICQLTVRAGKVVYDLNGISADLWNVPSTSDDRLARKWTAFSERPRPAKTIDAGTQH from the coding sequence ATGCGGTTGAGTCAAATGCGGTTGCTGACAGCGACCATTGTCGGGAGTGTGGTTTTCGTTGCGGGTGTGGCTCAAGCACAGCAGTACGATTTGATCTTGAAAGGCGGACACGTCTTTGATCCTAAGAATCATGTCGATACTGTTGAAGACGTGGCGGTGAAGGATGGAAGGGTCGCTAACGTTGCACCGCATTTGAGCGAAAAAGATGCGATCAAAACGGTGAATGTCGCAGGCTATTACGTGACGCCCGGACTTATCGACATTCACGTGCATGCCTATGCCGGTACGGGCGAACGCGGTTCTTACGCAGGTGACAACAGCGTCTATCCTGATGGATTTACCCTTCGCTCCGGTGTGACAACCGTGGTGGATGCGGGCAGTTCCGGGTGGCGAAGCTTTCCTGATTTTAAAGACAGAGTGATCGATCGTTCGAAGACCCGCGTACTGGCGGAGCTCAACATCGTCGGCGCAGGCATGCGTGGTCCTAAGTATGAAGACAACCTCGACGACATGGATGGGGAAGCGACCGCGAAGGTGGCGTTGCAGTATCCGGGTGTTGTAGTTGGAATCAAGAGTGCTCACTTTACCGGTGGCGAGTGGAAGCCCTATGAGCAAGCTGTGAAGGCTGGGACGATTGCCAACATTCCGGTGATGATTGACTACGGTTCCAATCGGCCTGAGCGGCCGTTGTATGAGTTACTATCGCGGGTTTTGCGGCCAGGAGATATATACACTCACTGCTACTCCGGATTACGCGGAGAACAGGATCCTGTGACGAAGAAGGCCAGCAAAGCACTGCTAATCGGCAGGCAGCGTGGTATTTATTTTGACGTGGGCCACGGTGGCGGCTCGTTTGCGTGGAGTGTTGCGCTGCCTATATACAAAGGCGGTTTCGCGCCCGACTCCATCTCGACAGATCTGCACATCGACAGCATGAATGCGGGAATGAAGGACATGCTTAACGTTGCCGATAAGATGCTGGCCATGGGGCAGACTGTTCCGCAAGTGCTCACGGAGATGACCTGGAATCCGGCACGCGAGATCAAGCAGGAAGAGCTGGGCAATCTGTCGGTTGGCGCTCCTGCTGACATTGCTGTACTGAGCGTCGAGCACGGCAACTTTGGATTTGTGGACATGTTCGACAGGAAGCTGCTCGGAAAAGAAAAGTTGATCTGCCAATTGACGGTACGTGCGGGAAAAGTAGTTTATGACCTGAACGGCATCTCCGCGGACTTGTGGAATGTGCCCTCTACCAGCGATGATCGTTTGGCAAGGAAATGGACCGCTTTCTCTGAGCGGCCAAGACCTGCGAAGACTATCGACGCCGGAACTCAGCACTAG
- a CDS encoding TonB-dependent receptor, which yields MKRISLLCLSFLMLLGTAILSPNLSAQVANNTSLVGNVVDASGAPVTGAKVTAINHDTKVVYPGSTNGQGYYAITFIAPGTYDITVEESGFASLTQTGKIVPIDQAVRTDFKLQVGSTSTSIVVSASSPPISTDDATLGETFDTKAVEDLPLIGHNALEVAATASNVMIGPSSSYSGVPPGEDFIGAGQREIQNSLSLDGVSIMNNLISLAPARPSSDMISEVQMQSGNYPAQYGSYLGLHINMVSKSGTNDIHGAVYDYVQNTSLNAHQFTDPVDSPKQIQHYNQYGFDVGGPVFIPKVYRGRDRTFFFGSYEKINQVQQSSGISSTLTSAERAGDFSALGGYNTTTGKCVPNNGVQICLFDPTTGAYYPNNVIPAAELNTPAGLIAQKLEGYMLSPTPNLAGATQNGTQNNILEYFPNNLTISQTLDRVDENIGEHVRLFVRYHWQNLNVVGGSIFPSSASYGPTNTRNTAIGYTHLITPNLINDFRIGLNTVISNSLDFFAVNNLPDAGTKLGIPGFDSDTKYNNPGIPTFNIDSYNGLGNSSANWYQDDRTLDGYDELSYTFGKHNLMAGVELRKLTIGREAANDARGVFNFQPGVTGTQGSTSTGYGAADFVLGYAQNSTTPIFPTKGSVGEWRDGFFVLDNWRPFEKLTVNYGVRYELPTVPYSLNGYARILNASETALIPSGTATTAAGFVPAKGFKFNGPNHNDWAPRIGFAYRVEPGTVIRGGFGMYYNANQLNTYTLTTQNYPLSATVGYNTIAGNLLSLTNPTPGAASESPVAGVPGSYVNAVTMGPYLPTQTLYQWNLTVGRELWQGAGMELQYLGSHGLHLDRDFYDNTPTPGPGDINSRRPNQLFGRIRKIQNDEYSHYNGFTAILRQRAKHGLSGMLSYTWSHDLDISDNSNNGGTTMDQYNIGLDYGDSNWDIRSRLVGIATYALPTLPKGNAIERAALGGWQANTIVTLQTGEPFNVNLGFDQANISLPNGNTQRPNYVHAARASCGLSHYISGNLTSCIDATAFSIPAPYTFGNSERNPLHGPGMSNVNFSLFKSFPIWERMKFQFRAEAANLFNHPSASNPNSEIEQGFDPNNPGTYQGFGTVTGTQSSSRAIQLAGKLIF from the coding sequence ATGAAGCGTATTTCTCTTCTGTGTTTGTCGTTCTTGATGTTGTTAGGAACAGCGATCCTGAGTCCGAATCTGTCGGCCCAGGTTGCCAACAATACATCCTTGGTAGGCAATGTCGTGGATGCATCCGGCGCGCCGGTTACTGGCGCAAAGGTCACTGCGATTAACCATGACACCAAGGTTGTTTATCCCGGATCAACCAACGGGCAAGGCTACTATGCAATCACCTTTATCGCTCCTGGAACCTACGACATCACCGTTGAGGAATCGGGGTTTGCTTCCCTAACGCAGACGGGCAAGATTGTGCCCATCGATCAGGCGGTGCGTACTGACTTCAAATTGCAAGTCGGCTCCACGAGCACATCGATCGTTGTCTCCGCGAGTTCCCCTCCGATCTCGACCGATGATGCGACGCTTGGCGAAACCTTTGACACTAAAGCGGTCGAAGACCTTCCCCTGATCGGCCACAACGCGTTGGAGGTCGCAGCGACAGCCTCAAACGTGATGATTGGCCCATCGAGCAGCTACTCTGGCGTGCCTCCTGGCGAAGATTTTATCGGCGCCGGCCAACGCGAAATTCAGAACAGCCTGAGCCTCGATGGCGTATCGATCATGAACAACCTGATCAGCCTCGCGCCTGCTCGTCCCAGCTCGGACATGATCTCGGAAGTACAGATGCAGAGCGGCAATTATCCAGCGCAGTATGGTTCGTATCTTGGACTGCACATCAACATGGTCAGTAAATCGGGAACGAATGATATTCATGGTGCAGTTTATGATTACGTGCAAAATACTTCGTTAAATGCGCACCAATTCACCGATCCGGTGGACAGCCCCAAACAGATACAGCACTACAACCAATATGGTTTTGATGTTGGCGGGCCTGTTTTCATTCCGAAGGTGTATCGCGGTCGTGACAGAACATTCTTCTTTGGCTCATACGAAAAGATCAACCAGGTTCAACAGTCCTCTGGCATCTCTTCTACATTGACCTCCGCCGAACGAGCTGGTGACTTCTCCGCATTGGGCGGCTACAACACGACAACGGGAAAATGCGTACCCAACAACGGTGTGCAGATATGCCTGTTTGATCCAACGACTGGCGCTTACTATCCCAATAATGTAATTCCGGCAGCAGAACTGAATACCCCGGCTGGACTAATCGCCCAGAAGCTTGAAGGCTATATGTTGTCTCCAACGCCAAATCTCGCTGGAGCTACGCAGAATGGCACACAAAATAACATTCTCGAATACTTCCCCAACAATCTGACGATCTCGCAAACGTTGGATCGCGTTGATGAAAACATCGGGGAACATGTCCGGCTCTTCGTGCGCTATCACTGGCAGAATCTGAATGTCGTTGGTGGGTCGATCTTTCCGTCAAGTGCATCCTATGGCCCTACCAACACGCGCAACACTGCTATTGGTTATACGCATCTCATTACTCCGAACCTGATCAACGATTTTCGTATTGGTCTCAATACGGTGATCTCCAACAGCCTCGATTTTTTCGCAGTGAACAATCTTCCTGACGCTGGAACCAAGCTCGGTATTCCTGGCTTTGATTCCGACACCAAATACAACAACCCTGGTATTCCTACGTTCAACATCGACAGCTATAACGGGCTGGGAAATTCCAGTGCCAACTGGTATCAGGATGACCGCACACTCGATGGCTATGACGAGCTGAGCTATACCTTCGGTAAGCACAACCTGATGGCCGGCGTGGAGTTGCGCAAGTTAACGATCGGACGTGAAGCAGCGAACGATGCACGCGGCGTATTCAACTTCCAGCCTGGCGTAACTGGCACACAGGGCTCGACAAGTACCGGCTATGGCGCCGCCGATTTCGTGCTTGGTTACGCACAGAACTCGACGACTCCTATTTTCCCAACGAAGGGATCTGTCGGGGAATGGCGCGATGGATTTTTTGTGTTGGATAACTGGCGCCCATTCGAAAAACTGACGGTGAATTATGGCGTTCGATATGAGTTGCCTACAGTGCCTTACAGCTTGAATGGTTACGCGCGTATTTTGAATGCATCCGAAACTGCGCTGATTCCCTCAGGCACAGCTACAACCGCGGCAGGTTTCGTCCCGGCCAAAGGGTTCAAATTCAACGGACCGAACCACAACGACTGGGCGCCACGTATTGGTTTTGCCTATCGAGTGGAGCCTGGCACGGTTATCCGTGGTGGATTTGGCATGTACTACAACGCAAACCAACTGAACACCTACACGCTGACAACACAAAACTATCCGCTGTCAGCTACCGTGGGTTACAACACCATTGCGGGTAACCTGCTTTCACTTACAAATCCAACACCCGGTGCGGCCAGCGAATCGCCTGTTGCAGGCGTCCCCGGATCCTACGTCAACGCTGTAACGATGGGACCATACCTGCCCACGCAAACCCTTTATCAATGGAACCTAACCGTTGGCCGCGAACTGTGGCAAGGCGCGGGCATGGAATTGCAATATCTCGGATCTCATGGATTGCATCTCGATCGTGACTTCTACGACAACACTCCAACGCCGGGGCCTGGCGATATCAACTCTCGTCGCCCTAACCAGCTCTTTGGGCGTATTCGCAAAATCCAGAATGATGAGTATTCGCACTACAACGGATTTACTGCGATCCTTCGTCAACGGGCCAAGCATGGACTCTCAGGCATGTTGAGCTATACATGGAGCCACGATCTGGATATTTCCGACAACTCAAACAATGGCGGAACGACGATGGATCAATACAACATCGGCCTGGACTACGGCGATTCCAACTGGGATATCCGTAGCCGCCTCGTCGGCATTGCGACGTATGCCCTGCCCACCCTTCCTAAGGGCAATGCGATCGAGCGCGCAGCTCTGGGCGGATGGCAAGCGAACACCATCGTGACCCTGCAGACAGGTGAGCCTTTCAACGTTAACCTGGGCTTCGATCAAGCCAACATCAGCCTCCCCAATGGAAATACTCAGCGACCTAACTATGTTCATGCCGCTCGCGCAAGCTGCGGTCTGAGCCACTATATTTCAGGGAACCTGACGTCGTGCATCGATGCAACGGCCTTTTCGATTCCGGCTCCGTACACCTTTGGAAATTCGGAAAGAAATCCGCTGCATGGGCCTGGCATGAGCAACGTCAACTTCTCATTGTTCAAGAGCTTTCCAATCTGGGAGCGGATGAAGTTCCAATTCCGGGCTGAGGCAGCGAACCTGTTCAACCATCCCAGCGCATCCAATCCCAACTCAGAAATTGAACAGGGATTTGACCCCAACAATCCTGGAACCTACCAGGGTTTTGGTACTGTGACTGGAACACAATCCAGCTCTCGTGCTATTCAATTGGCTGGAAAATTGATTTTCTAG
- a CDS encoding VWA domain-containing protein: MRLLNMRRNWLGAVALMCLLGGSATSGLAQLAPSPDEAPVSNAPAPKEDENQPVATLKANVNLVSLYFTVKDKNGALIPHLSKDDCTVEEDKTPQKLKNFQAEVNQPLTLGILLDTSGSQQHVLPLEKDSGSQFLSRVLKSKDEAFLIGFDVDVDLLQDYTNSPHLLERAMDKAEINTAGGNGSAGIPGIGQGPVPTQGAPKGTLLYDAVYLSSNEKLSRETGRKAIIILTDGEDQGSKVKLAGAIEAAQKANVIVYVIMIADRGFYGGFGFNGDSAMKKMAEETGGRMIDVGNNGKKLETAFQQIEDELRTQYVASYTPTNEKVDGSYRKIAVACKGDNLKIQVRKGYYALAPE; the protein is encoded by the coding sequence ATGCGTCTATTGAATATGCGGCGAAATTGGCTTGGTGCAGTTGCGCTGATGTGTCTTCTGGGGGGCTCAGCGACCTCTGGGCTCGCTCAACTTGCGCCGTCCCCGGACGAAGCCCCGGTGAGCAACGCACCCGCTCCCAAAGAGGACGAGAACCAGCCTGTCGCGACCCTCAAAGCAAACGTGAACCTGGTCAGCCTCTATTTCACGGTGAAGGACAAGAATGGGGCGCTCATTCCTCATCTGTCCAAAGACGACTGCACGGTCGAGGAAGACAAGACGCCGCAGAAGCTCAAGAATTTTCAAGCGGAGGTGAACCAGCCGTTGACCCTGGGCATTCTGCTGGATACCAGCGGAAGCCAGCAGCATGTGTTGCCGCTGGAGAAGGATTCCGGCAGCCAGTTTCTTTCTCGCGTGCTGAAGAGCAAGGACGAAGCGTTTCTGATCGGCTTCGATGTGGATGTGGACCTGCTGCAGGACTACACCAACAGTCCTCACCTGCTGGAACGCGCCATGGACAAGGCCGAAATCAATACCGCAGGCGGCAATGGATCGGCAGGAATTCCTGGAATTGGACAGGGGCCGGTGCCGACGCAGGGCGCTCCGAAAGGCACGCTTCTATATGACGCGGTGTATCTCTCATCCAACGAGAAGCTGAGCCGTGAGACGGGGCGCAAGGCGATTATCATTCTGACCGACGGTGAGGATCAGGGCAGCAAAGTAAAGCTCGCTGGAGCGATCGAGGCCGCGCAAAAAGCAAATGTGATTGTGTATGTGATCATGATCGCGGACCGCGGATTTTATGGTGGCTTTGGCTTTAACGGCGACTCAGCCATGAAGAAGATGGCCGAAGAGACTGGCGGCCGAATGATTGACGTGGGTAACAACGGTAAAAAACTCGAGACCGCCTTCCAGCAGATCGAGGATGAACTCCGCACGCAATATGTGGCCTCTTACACTCCGACCAATGAGAAAGTGGACGGCAGTTATCGCAAGATCGCCGTGGCGTGCAAGGGAGACAATCTCAAAATCCAGGTGCGCAAAGGATATTACGCACTGGCGCCGGAGTAA